In a single window of the Pseudohongiella acticola genome:
- the parC gene encoding DNA topoisomerase IV subunit A — MTMNITINADGTEQIALSSYTRQAYLNYSMYVINDRALPYIGDGLKPVQRRIVYAMSELGLKASSKFKKSARTIGDVIGKFHPHGDSACYEAMVLMAQPFSYRYPLVDGQGNWGSPDDPKSFAAMRYTESKLQKYAELLLSELGQGTVEWKPNFDGTMDEPALLPARVPNVLLNGGSGIAVGMATDIPPHNMREVVSACVHLLDEPKAVLADLLMHVKGPDYPTEAEIITPAADLRTMYETGRGSVKARAVYKVEDGDIVITALPYQVSGAKVLEQIAAQMQKKKLPMVVDLRDESDHENPTRIVIVPRSNRIDADETMLHLFATTDLEKSYRVNFNMIGTNGRPQVKDLRVILSEWLSFRTETVRRRLQYRLQKVLDRLHILEGLLVAFLNIDEVIHIIRTEDKPKPVLMERFGIDDVQAESILELKLRHLAKLEEMKIRGEQDELAKERASLEALLGSERKLKTLIKKELIADAEQYGDDRRSPLVQRSEAQAFSEVELISSEPVTVVLSKSGWVRSAKGHEVDPEALQYKSGDSFKIAAKGKSNQSAVFLDSTGRAYSVQTHTLPSARGQGEPLTGRLAPPSGASFEGVLLADDKQPVLMASDAGYGFVANVGDLQSKNKAGKSVLSLPKGARVLTPTLIQNPETDLLVAVTNEGRMLCFPVAELPVLARGKGNKIIGIPSGRVADRLEFVVSMTVLPAEGAVTVFAGRRHLTLKAADLAHYHGERGRRGNKLPRGFQNVDRVDVAG; from the coding sequence ATGACCATGAACATCACCATAAACGCCGACGGCACTGAGCAGATTGCGCTCAGCAGCTATACCCGTCAGGCCTACCTGAACTACTCCATGTACGTGATCAACGATCGCGCGCTGCCCTATATTGGCGACGGCCTCAAGCCGGTGCAACGGCGCATTGTTTATGCCATGTCGGAGCTGGGCTTAAAAGCCTCGTCCAAGTTCAAGAAGTCAGCGCGGACCATCGGTGATGTCATCGGTAAGTTTCATCCGCACGGTGATTCTGCCTGTTACGAGGCCATGGTATTGATGGCGCAGCCGTTCAGCTATCGCTATCCGCTGGTCGATGGACAGGGCAACTGGGGTTCGCCGGATGATCCCAAGTCCTTCGCTGCCATGCGTTACACCGAGTCCAAATTGCAGAAATACGCCGAGCTGTTGCTGTCCGAACTGGGTCAGGGCACAGTGGAGTGGAAACCCAATTTTGACGGCACCATGGATGAACCGGCGCTGTTGCCTGCGCGCGTGCCCAACGTGCTGCTTAATGGCGGCAGTGGCATCGCGGTAGGTATGGCCACCGATATTCCGCCACACAACATGCGCGAAGTGGTCAGTGCCTGCGTGCATCTTCTGGACGAGCCCAAGGCCGTGTTGGCCGATCTGCTGATGCACGTCAAAGGCCCGGACTATCCCACTGAAGCGGAAATCATCACGCCGGCTGCCGATCTGCGCACTATGTATGAAACCGGTCGCGGTTCGGTTAAGGCACGGGCTGTCTATAAAGTGGAAGACGGTGATATTGTCATCACTGCGTTGCCTTATCAGGTGTCCGGCGCCAAAGTGCTGGAGCAGATTGCCGCGCAGATGCAGAAAAAGAAACTACCTATGGTGGTGGATCTACGTGACGAGTCTGATCACGAAAACCCCACCCGCATTGTCATCGTGCCGCGTTCGAATCGGATTGATGCCGATGAAACCATGCTGCATCTGTTTGCCACCACAGATCTGGAAAAAAGTTACCGCGTCAATTTCAACATGATTGGCACCAATGGCCGACCACAGGTGAAAGACCTGCGTGTCATTCTGAGTGAGTGGTTGTCGTTCCGGACCGAAACCGTACGCCGTCGCCTGCAGTATCGCCTGCAGAAAGTGCTCGACCGTCTGCATATTCTGGAAGGCCTGCTGGTGGCGTTCCTGAACATTGACGAAGTGATTCACATCATCCGCACGGAAGACAAACCCAAGCCGGTGCTGATGGAGCGTTTCGGCATCGACGACGTGCAGGCCGAGTCCATCCTGGAGCTGAAACTGCGTCATCTGGCCAAGCTGGAAGAAATGAAGATTCGCGGCGAGCAGGATGAGCTGGCCAAGGAACGCGCCTCACTGGAAGCGTTGCTGGGTTCCGAGCGCAAACTGAAAACGCTGATCAAGAAAGAACTGATCGCCGATGCGGAGCAGTATGGTGATGACCGGCGCTCGCCACTGGTGCAGCGCTCGGAAGCACAGGCCTTCAGCGAAGTTGAACTGATTTCCTCGGAACCGGTGACAGTTGTGTTGTCGAAAAGTGGCTGGGTGCGCTCGGCCAAAGGTCACGAGGTTGACCCTGAAGCGCTGCAGTACAAGTCCGGTGACAGCTTCAAAATTGCTGCCAAAGGCAAGAGCAACCAGTCCGCCGTATTCCTGGATTCGACTGGGCGAGCGTACAGTGTGCAGACGCATACGCTGCCGTCGGCGCGCGGGCAGGGTGAACCTTTAACGGGACGCCTGGCGCCTCCGTCGGGTGCATCGTTTGAAGGTGTGTTGCTGGCGGATGACAAGCAGCCGGTGCTGATGGCCAGTGACGCCGGTTATGGCTTTGTTGCCAATGTCGGTGATCTGCAGAGCAAGAACAAGGCGGGTAAATCAGTATTGAGCCTGCCCAAGGGGGCGCGGGTATTGACGCCGACACTGATTCAGAATCCGGAAACAGATTTGCTGGTGGCCGTGACCAATGAGGGGCGTATGTTGTGCTTCCCGGTTGCCGAATTGCCGGTGCTGGCGCGCGGCAAGGGCAACAAGATTATTGGCATTCCGTCTGGCCGGGTGGCCGATCGGCTGGAGTTTGTGGTGTCGATGACTGTGTTGCCGGCCGAGGGCGCGGTCACCGTGTTTGCCGGAAGGCGGCACCTGACCCTGAAAGCGGCAGACCTGGCTCATTATCACGGAGAGCGTGGCCGCCGGGGTAATAAACTGCCACGTGGTTTCCAGAATGTTGACCGGGTAGACGTTGCCGGTTAA
- a CDS encoding VOC family protein encodes MIGYVCVGTNDMPRAAAFYDALLAELGGKRFMEMETFIAWGNNPGQPMMAIIKPYDGEPATVGNGVMVALAADSAETVDRVYKKALELNAQDEGAAGPRGDDGFYAGYFRDLDGNKLTVFCLTK; translated from the coding sequence ATGATTGGATATGTGTGTGTAGGGACTAACGACATGCCGCGTGCGGCCGCATTCTACGATGCTCTTCTGGCAGAGCTGGGTGGCAAACGTTTTATGGAAATGGAGACCTTTATTGCCTGGGGTAACAATCCCGGGCAGCCGATGATGGCAATCATCAAACCCTATGACGGCGAGCCGGCAACTGTCGGTAACGGCGTCATGGTGGCGCTGGCCGCCGACAGTGCGGAGACAGTCGATCGCGTTTACAAAAAGGCGCTGGAACTGAACGCGCAGGACGAGGGCGCTGCTGGCCCCCGCGGTGATGACGGCTTCTATGCCGGTTATTTCAGGGATCTGGACGGTAACAAACTCACCGTGTTCTGCCTGACCAAGTAA
- the epmB gene encoding EF-P beta-lysylation protein EpmB — protein sequence MYSMSSLVLAQRHPDGSARRWQQELSNLITEPEELLQLLGLSPDDVSIPADVLHAFPLKVPRPFVARMRPGDPRDPLLLQILPTAQESDDTPGYGFDPLSEADFNPQPGILHKYQGRILMLAAPHCAVHCRYCFRRHFPYQDKVPARQVWEQSLQWLAEQPQISEVIYSGGDPLAASDKHLAWLTNRISEIPHIGRLRIHTRTPVLVPARVDEQLTAWLSGSRLQKVMVIHCNHANEIDADVIAAMQRLRAAGVTLLNQSVLLKGINDSVQDLADLSEALFAAGVLPYYLHALDKVQGVAHFDVNEDKAMNLIMELKQRLPGYLVPRLVREIPGESSKTGLL from the coding sequence ATGTATTCGATGTCTTCTCTAGTGCTGGCCCAGCGCCACCCTGATGGCAGCGCGCGGCGCTGGCAACAGGAACTGTCCAACCTGATCACAGAACCGGAGGAACTGCTGCAACTGCTGGGGCTCAGCCCCGATGATGTCAGCATTCCGGCTGACGTCCTGCACGCATTCCCACTCAAGGTGCCCCGGCCGTTTGTCGCCAGGATGCGGCCCGGGGATCCGCGAGATCCGCTGTTACTGCAGATACTGCCAACGGCCCAGGAAAGTGATGATACCCCCGGATACGGCTTCGATCCACTTTCGGAGGCCGATTTTAACCCGCAACCGGGCATTCTGCACAAATACCAGGGCCGCATCCTGATGCTCGCCGCCCCGCACTGCGCGGTACACTGCCGTTATTGTTTCCGTCGACACTTCCCCTATCAGGACAAAGTCCCCGCACGCCAGGTGTGGGAGCAGAGCCTGCAATGGCTGGCGGAGCAGCCGCAGATCAGCGAAGTCATCTACAGTGGCGGTGATCCACTGGCTGCCAGCGACAAACATCTGGCCTGGCTGACAAATCGTATTTCAGAAATCCCACACATCGGCCGATTACGTATACATACGCGCACACCCGTGCTGGTACCTGCGCGCGTGGACGAACAGTTGACGGCATGGCTAAGTGGCAGTCGCTTGCAGAAAGTCATGGTCATTCACTGCAATCATGCCAATGAAATCGATGCTGATGTGATTGCGGCCATGCAGCGGCTGCGTGCGGCCGGTGTCACATTGCTGAACCAGAGTGTGCTGCTGAAAGGGATCAATGATTCTGTGCAGGACCTGGCGGATCTGAGTGAAGCCCTGTTTGCTGCCGGAGTGCTGCCGTATTACCTGCATGCACTGGACAAAGTACAGGGCGTCGCACATTTTGACGTCAATGAAGATAAGGCCATGAATTTGATAATGGAATTAAAACAGCGCCTTCCCGGTTACCTGGTCCCCAGGCTGGTGAGGGAAATACCCGGCGAATCGTCTAAAACCGGACTACTATAA
- a CDS encoding AMP-binding protein, translated as MSLTHHRDSIVSLLVTLAREQPDLPLYTFLLSGQDKTDVLTCRQLLLAAQKIAGNLCARNLSGEPVMVLNSYGPAFLETVFGAMLAGCPCVPVTFHARLGMANISSIIARTGLRIVVGNQDVLTQFRAGRCRTNPRFIDARHQLEYLATDTLQHIQGELPTISDTEVAVLYPGVASDEELPLVSLSHADMLRSAEGLVQALSLNTDDRLLTCLDLADGLALALHILVPLQARLPSLLLPIELALADAASWVMAASTFSCTIVSAPVAVLTLAARNGELTGNVQPDLSAIRMICVSGERSITPALISHFIDQYGNNGISADKLFCCLGLSGAGSYLAGRLGFKTLVKNDIAYLALGVSDTRGLRATMTGSRWIHIDNELCCTGRINHRFTVSGRTFQAEDIEAFILQVFGERGLSRCVALRIDEIEQTVLLAECASKQLAEHWQGVVPTMIEQVQRHTGCRLDRVIILRPGSLFSAVSGIVHRQSCADALLDGSMLLRLLPVRGK; from the coding sequence ATGAGTTTGACGCACCACCGCGACAGCATTGTGTCATTGCTGGTTACGTTGGCCCGGGAACAGCCGGATCTGCCACTGTACACATTTCTGCTTTCTGGCCAGGATAAAACCGATGTGCTGACTTGCCGGCAGCTGTTGCTTGCGGCGCAAAAGATCGCGGGCAATCTGTGTGCACGCAATCTGTCGGGTGAGCCGGTGATGGTCCTGAATTCCTATGGGCCGGCCTTTCTGGAAACGGTGTTTGGTGCCATGCTGGCCGGTTGCCCATGTGTACCGGTGACGTTTCACGCCCGGCTGGGCATGGCCAATATTTCCAGCATCATTGCCAGAACCGGTTTGCGGATCGTGGTCGGTAATCAGGACGTGCTCACGCAGTTTAGGGCCGGGCGCTGCCGAACAAACCCCCGCTTCATTGATGCCCGGCATCAGCTGGAATACCTGGCCACGGATACGCTGCAACATATACAGGGCGAGCTACCGACTATATCCGACACGGAAGTCGCAGTGCTTTATCCCGGCGTTGCCAGTGACGAGGAGCTACCGCTGGTCTCCCTGTCACACGCGGACATGCTGCGTAGCGCCGAAGGCCTGGTACAGGCGTTGTCACTAAACACGGATGACCGGTTGTTGACCTGCCTGGATCTGGCTGACGGGCTTGCCCTGGCATTGCACATACTGGTGCCGCTGCAGGCTCGGTTGCCGTCGTTGTTGTTGCCGATCGAACTGGCCTTGGCTGATGCCGCCAGTTGGGTGATGGCAGCATCGACGTTTTCCTGCACCATTGTCAGTGCGCCGGTGGCTGTCCTGACTCTTGCGGCAAGAAATGGCGAGCTTACCGGAAATGTACAACCTGACCTGTCAGCAATACGCATGATCTGCGTCAGCGGTGAGCGGTCTATTACGCCTGCTTTGATTTCCCATTTTATTGACCAGTACGGCAATAACGGTATTTCCGCCGACAAACTATTCTGCTGTCTCGGTTTGTCCGGCGCTGGCAGCTATCTGGCTGGCCGCCTGGGTTTCAAAACGCTGGTAAAGAACGACATTGCCTATCTTGCGCTGGGTGTGTCTGATACGCGGGGTCTGCGGGCAACGATGACGGGAAGTCGCTGGATTCACATCGATAATGAGTTGTGCTGCACCGGCCGTATCAATCATCGCTTTACAGTCTCGGGCCGTACCTTTCAGGCTGAAGATATTGAAGCGTTCATATTGCAGGTGTTTGGTGAGCGGGGTCTGAGTCGTTGCGTGGCACTTCGTATTGACGAAATAGAGCAGACGGTTCTGCTGGCAGAGTGTGCCAGCAAACAACTTGCCGAGCATTGGCAGGGCGTGGTGCCGACGATGATAGAACAAGTGCAGCGTCATACCGGGTGCCGGCTTGACCGGGTCATCATACTGCGCCCGGGAAGTCTGTTCTCTGCCGTCAGCGGTATCGTACACAGACAGAGCTGCGCAGATGCTTTGCTGGATGGCTCAATGTTGTTGCGACTGTTGCCGGTACGGGGAAAGTAG
- a CDS encoding serine hydrolase domain-containing protein, with protein MKKIIATAIIVFILAIAFANGVTPSYVVNAPGVATGIGAKLLCSSRFVSGLSPEQSFDDLVQYSSILQYLDVSYDDANQEVTTSLFGMATKTASYQPGLGCYTEHDGFDERSTADIQPMPVFNSRWPHGTRVETIDAQMQRTLDAMVAEDNNNGLDTRALLVVKDGDIVAESYAQGAGPDTPLLGWSMAKSLTSVMLGNLAYQDQLDVDEQLDFASWSEDKRADIRIRDLLTMTDGLDFSEQYNPGDDATAMLFTEPSASGYAIARPALHAPGTRFNYSSGTANILSRIYFNRTGGTLASSLAEYRAHIAGPLSFQHAVFEPDARGVLVGSSYLYASARDWARLGQMMLQGGVLNGQRIVSEDWVEQSTRPNNSGNHKAYGYQWWLNTGDAAPRWPDLPADAYAAQGNRQQSLTVIPSENVVIVRLGWTSGRYPANERFAEIVGALR; from the coding sequence ATGAAAAAAATAATTGCCACCGCCATCATCGTGTTCATTCTGGCGATTGCTTTCGCCAATGGCGTCACGCCGTCTTATGTTGTCAATGCCCCGGGTGTTGCCACCGGCATCGGCGCAAAGCTGTTGTGCAGTTCACGATTTGTCAGTGGGCTGTCGCCGGAACAGTCATTTGACGACCTGGTTCAGTACTCATCGATTCTGCAATACCTGGACGTAAGTTATGACGATGCCAACCAGGAGGTCACTACCTCACTGTTTGGCATGGCAACAAAAACCGCCAGTTATCAGCCCGGCCTGGGCTGTTACACCGAACACGACGGCTTTGATGAACGCAGCACCGCTGACATCCAGCCCATGCCAGTATTCAACAGCCGCTGGCCGCATGGGACGCGCGTGGAAACCATTGATGCGCAGATGCAGCGCACACTGGATGCCATGGTGGCGGAAGATAATAACAACGGACTCGATACCCGGGCACTGCTGGTCGTCAAAGACGGCGATATCGTTGCCGAAAGTTACGCCCAGGGCGCGGGTCCGGACACTCCCCTGCTGGGCTGGTCCATGGCCAAAAGCCTGACCTCGGTCATGCTGGGCAACCTCGCCTACCAGGACCAGCTTGATGTTGATGAACAGCTGGATTTTGCCAGCTGGAGCGAAGACAAGCGCGCCGACATCCGCATTCGCGATCTGTTGACGATGACCGATGGCCTGGATTTTTCCGAACAATATAACCCTGGCGATGACGCCACCGCGATGCTGTTTACCGAGCCTTCTGCATCCGGCTATGCCATTGCCAGGCCTGCTCTGCATGCGCCGGGCACACGCTTCAACTACAGTTCCGGCACAGCCAATATTCTGTCCCGAATCTACTTTAATCGCACCGGTGGCACCCTCGCGTCCAGCCTGGCAGAATACCGGGCGCATATTGCTGGTCCACTCAGTTTCCAGCACGCCGTGTTTGAGCCGGATGCGCGCGGCGTTCTGGTCGGCAGTTCGTATCTGTACGCGTCAGCGCGAGACTGGGCGCGACTGGGACAAATGATGCTGCAGGGGGGCGTTCTTAATGGTCAGCGTATTGTCAGTGAGGACTGGGTTGAGCAATCGACGCGGCCGAACAATTCGGGCAATCACAAGGCATACGGCTATCAGTGGTGGCTGAACACCGGTGACGCGGCGCCACGCTGGCCGGACCTGCCCGCAGACGCATACGCTGCACAAGGCAACCGGCAGCAGAGCCTGACTGTCATTCCATCAGAAAACGTGGTGATTGTGCGGCTGGGGTGGACATCCGGTCGTTACCCGGCGAATGAACGTTTTGCGGAAATCGTCGGGGCGCTGCGGTAG
- the epmA gene encoding EF-P lysine aminoacylase EpmA, with the protein MSDVLPWRPDATLANLRLRAELLARTRQFFAGRDVLEVETPLMCHATGTDPHLEALTLELAPGQWRYLQTSPEFAMKRLLAAGSGSIYQLGKAFRRDETGQRHNPEFTMLEWYRPGFDDHQLMTEIADLLAVCLPATDADIPRIRYRTLFQDMLALDPFTASDDELFACARQHTDLGDMALDRDDCLHLLMSCVIEPQLRQAVFVVDFPASQAALAQVTCDADGNAVARRFELFVSGMELANGYLELTDSVEQARRFASDNRQRQAAGLSARGVDARLLAALQHGLPECAGVALGFDRLVMLAAGAAHIGEVISFTADNA; encoded by the coding sequence ATGTCCGATGTCCTGCCATGGCGGCCTGATGCCACGCTTGCCAACCTGCGTCTGCGTGCTGAGCTGCTGGCGCGTACCCGTCAGTTCTTTGCCGGGCGTGACGTGCTTGAAGTGGAAACGCCGCTGATGTGCCACGCCACCGGCACCGATCCGCATCTTGAGGCGCTGACGCTGGAACTGGCGCCGGGTCAGTGGCGTTATCTGCAGACGTCCCCCGAGTTTGCCATGAAGCGACTGCTGGCCGCCGGCAGCGGTTCCATTTATCAGTTGGGCAAGGCATTTCGACGTGATGAAACCGGTCAGCGTCACAATCCCGAATTCACCATGCTGGAATGGTACCGACCGGGTTTCGATGATCACCAGTTGATGACAGAAATCGCCGACCTGCTGGCAGTCTGTCTGCCAGCTACGGATGCTGATATTCCCCGCATTCGCTACCGCACGTTGTTTCAGGACATGCTGGCGCTGGATCCTTTCACTGCCAGTGACGATGAGTTGTTCGCGTGTGCTCGCCAGCACACCGACCTGGGTGATATGGCGCTTGATCGGGACGATTGCCTGCACCTGTTGATGTCCTGTGTTATTGAGCCGCAGTTGCGGCAGGCTGTTTTTGTAGTTGATTTTCCCGCCAGTCAGGCAGCGCTGGCGCAGGTGACCTGCGATGCCGACGGCAATGCTGTCGCCCGTCGCTTTGAGCTCTTTGTTAGCGGCATGGAGTTGGCCAATGGTTATCTGGAACTGACTGACAGTGTCGAGCAGGCCCGTCGCTTTGCAAGCGATAATCGGCAGCGGCAAGCGGCGGGTTTGTCTGCCAGGGGTGTGGATGCGCGTCTACTGGCGGCGCTGCAGCATGGCCTGCCTGAATGTGCTGGCGTGGCGCTGGGTTTCGACCGTCTGGTGATGCTGGCCGCGGGCGCAGCTCACATCGGGGAGGTCATCAGTTTTACCGCTGACAATGCATGA
- a CDS encoding EAL domain-containing protein — MDLTVTHNILVNHCPSGKADKIIGLLRRAGLGVRVREFEGNHLPDCVPGCDSHDLILLFADVPGQANETLLRQLQSSRRDIPCLLICRAPARWLPLLNLGAAGLINDTLLDSAAGQVEFVYRIKRELEQLKLRREARRANSSLRELHQRLQSFMDATSEAIACLQDGLHQYANQGWLTFFGFPSQAALHAVPFMDLVADEDLEKVRDFLRHRLDAGQQRCEFTALRRDGSEIRATLDSSAITINGDNSLQVLIQPAKGNSVHHNAISAARSKDLQSGLLNESGLERLLNQAISSAVYQGRFSAVIMLSAANLSDIAVVLGRTDMYLLLSEIASLLASACPTQAVLGRLDAGDFIVLMPDADTESCQQLLARLDNQRNLLAGLAPDGTELQFSIGAAMITDEAPDVDTLLIRARQHQTLRQYQHANASSAGETGATMTLLRQALSEDSLLLVYQPTVSLKVDASEYYEVRVRLPMADRIIYPGEFLDAANQHGYGERIDRYVISHALRAIAGHNNAKLRLTINLTPNSLLSQTLLVWLTQELRRHKQSPRQLILQISEMDVVSAPVEARRFCLQVRELGFELALTHFGCSLDPFRVLGQVQADYVKLDRSLLHQVELDADQRERLHDVVSTLHAQGVRVIAPMVEDIEVLPLLWQCNVNFVQGNCLQQPEQSMEFGLFKTEEISLDSVG, encoded by the coding sequence ATGGATCTTACGGTTACGCATAACATTCTGGTCAATCATTGCCCATCCGGCAAAGCCGACAAGATCATTGGCCTGCTGCGCCGTGCCGGACTGGGTGTGCGGGTGCGCGAATTTGAAGGCAACCATCTGCCAGACTGTGTTCCGGGCTGTGACAGCCATGACCTGATCCTGTTATTCGCCGATGTTCCAGGCCAGGCCAATGAAACCCTGCTACGCCAGTTGCAGTCATCACGCCGCGACATACCCTGCCTGCTGATCTGCCGCGCCCCGGCCCGCTGGCTGCCGCTGCTGAATCTGGGGGCTGCCGGCCTGATCAATGACACGTTGCTGGATTCGGCTGCCGGTCAGGTTGAATTTGTCTATCGCATCAAGCGGGAGCTGGAACAACTGAAACTGCGACGCGAAGCCAGGCGCGCCAACAGCAGCCTCCGCGAACTGCATCAGCGACTGCAGAGTTTCATGGACGCCACCTCCGAGGCCATCGCCTGCCTGCAGGACGGCCTGCATCAATATGCCAATCAGGGCTGGCTGACGTTTTTTGGCTTTCCCAGTCAAGCAGCCCTGCACGCCGTACCCTTCATGGACCTGGTTGCTGACGAAGATTTGGAAAAAGTACGCGATTTCCTGCGCCACCGTCTGGATGCCGGACAACAGCGCTGCGAATTTACCGCCCTGCGCCGCGACGGTAGTGAAATACGCGCCACGCTGGACAGCTCCGCCATCACCATCAATGGCGACAACAGCCTGCAGGTGCTGATCCAGCCGGCCAAAGGCAATTCCGTTCACCACAACGCCATCAGTGCCGCGCGCAGCAAAGACCTGCAAAGCGGGCTGCTTAACGAATCCGGCCTGGAACGGCTGCTGAACCAGGCCATCAGCAGCGCGGTATACCAGGGCCGCTTCAGCGCCGTGATTATGCTGAGTGCCGCCAATCTGTCCGACATCGCCGTGGTCCTGGGCAGAACCGATATGTATCTGCTGCTGAGCGAAATAGCGTCACTGCTGGCATCGGCCTGTCCGACACAGGCAGTCCTGGGTCGGCTTGATGCCGGTGATTTTATTGTGCTGATGCCGGATGCCGATACCGAAAGCTGCCAGCAGCTGCTTGCCCGACTGGACAACCAGCGTAATCTGCTGGCGGGTCTGGCGCCCGATGGCACCGAATTACAGTTCAGCATCGGCGCCGCCATGATCACGGATGAAGCCCCGGATGTTGATACGCTGCTGATCCGCGCCCGCCAGCACCAGACGCTGCGGCAGTATCAACACGCCAATGCATCCTCCGCCGGAGAAACCGGCGCCACGATGACGCTGTTGCGCCAGGCGCTGAGTGAAGACTCACTGCTGCTGGTATATCAACCCACAGTCAGCCTGAAAGTCGATGCCAGCGAATACTATGAGGTCAGAGTAAGATTGCCGATGGCAGACCGCATCATTTACCCGGGTGAGTTCCTGGATGCCGCCAACCAGCACGGCTATGGCGAACGCATCGATCGTTATGTCATCAGCCATGCGCTGCGTGCGATTGCCGGGCACAACAACGCGAAGCTACGTCTGACCATCAACCTGACCCCTAATTCACTGCTTAGCCAGACACTGCTGGTCTGGTTGACGCAGGAGCTGCGACGACACAAACAAAGCCCTCGCCAGCTTATTCTGCAGATCAGTGAGATGGATGTAGTCAGTGCGCCGGTCGAAGCACGACGATTCTGTCTGCAGGTGCGCGAGCTTGGCTTCGAACTGGCGCTGACGCACTTTGGCTGCAGCCTGGACCCATTCCGGGTTCTGGGACAGGTGCAGGCCGACTATGTGAAACTGGATCGCTCACTGTTGCATCAGGTTGAGCTGGATGCCGATCAGCGCGAACGATTACACGACGTGGTCAGCACCCTGCATGCGCAGGGCGTCAGGGTGATTGCACCGATGGTTGAAGATATCGAAGTGTTGCCGTTGCTGTGGCAGTGCAATGTCAATTTTGTGCAGGGCAACTGTCTGCAGCAACCTGAGCAGAGCATGGAGTTTGGCCTGTTCAAGACAGAAGAGATCAGCCTCGACTCGGTAGGCTGA
- the efp gene encoding elongation factor P, which translates to MATFSTNEFKPGLKVLLEGDPCSILDNEFVKPGKGQAFNRVKLRNLLNGRVWERTFKSGESLEAADVMETDMSYLYTDGQFWHFMKTDGSFEQFGADKAAIADALNWLKEEDVYLVTLYNGNPINVSPPNFVEIEVVETDPGLKGDTAQGGSKPATLASGAVVKVPLFVNIGDVLKVDTRTGEYQNRVR; encoded by the coding sequence ATGGCGACATTTTCTACCAATGAGTTCAAACCTGGCCTCAAGGTACTACTGGAGGGAGATCCCTGCAGCATTCTGGACAACGAGTTTGTTAAACCCGGCAAAGGCCAGGCCTTTAATCGCGTGAAATTGCGAAATCTGCTCAATGGCCGGGTGTGGGAGCGTACGTTTAAATCCGGTGAATCACTGGAAGCGGCCGATGTCATGGAAACGGATATGTCCTATCTGTATACCGATGGCCAGTTCTGGCATTTCATGAAGACTGATGGCAGCTTTGAACAGTTCGGTGCGGACAAGGCCGCCATTGCCGATGCGCTGAACTGGCTGAAAGAAGAAGACGTGTATCTGGTCACGCTTTATAACGGCAACCCGATCAACGTCAGCCCGCCCAATTTTGTTGAAATTGAAGTGGTGGAAACTGACCCCGGCCTCAAAGGCGATACGGCTCAGGGCGGCAGCAAACCCGCAACACTGGCATCAGGCGCCGTGGTTAAAGTGCCTCTGTTTGTCAATATTGGTGATGTGCTGAAGGTGGATACGCGCACCGGCGAATACCAGAACCGGGTCAGATAA